In one window of Camelus bactrianus isolate YW-2024 breed Bactrian camel chromosome 13, ASM4877302v1, whole genome shotgun sequence DNA:
- the PLA2G2D gene encoding group IID secretory phospholipase A2, protein MEIPLLCMLAVFAGVIPAQSSILNLNKMVKQVTGKIAVFSYWPYGCHCGLGGRGQPKDATDWCCHAHDCCYHHLKYHKCHTHWDHYSYTFSQGNVQCSDKGGWCEQQLCACDKEVASCLRRNLDTYKKHLRYYWRPRCKGQTPKC, encoded by the exons ATGGAAATTCCCCTGCTGTGTATGCTGGCGGTGTTTGCTG GTGTGATTCCAGCCCAGAGCAGCATCCTGAACCTGAACAAGATGGTCAAACAAGTGACCGGGAAGATAGCCGTCTTCTCCTACTGGCCTTACGGCTGTCACTGCGGACTTGGTGGCAGAGGCCAGCCCAAAGATGCCACAGACTG GTGCTGCCATGCCCATGACTGCTGCTACCATCACCTGAAGTACCACAAATGCCATACCCACTGGGACCACTACAGCTACACCTTTTCCCAGGGGAACGTCCAGTGCT CTGACAAGGGGGGCTGGTGTGAGCAGCAGCTGTGCGCCTGTGACAAGGAGGTGGCCTCCTGCCTGCGGCGGAACCTGGACACCTATAAGAAGCACCTGCGTTACTACTGGCGGCCCCGCTGCAAGGGCCAGACCCCCAAGTGCTAG